In a single window of the Osmerus eperlanus chromosome 4, fOsmEpe2.1, whole genome shotgun sequence genome:
- the hsd17b10 gene encoding 3-hydroxyacyl-CoA dehydrogenase type-2 isoform X2, which translates to MVGLVTGGASGLGRATVERLVQQGASAVVLDLPSSDGHALAANLGERCAFAPADVTSEADVCAAVALARQRFGRLDLAVNCAGIAVAVKTYNFKKDVPHSLEDFTRVITVNIAGTFNVIRLAAGEMGRNEPDADGHRGCIVNTASVAAFDGQVGQAAYSASKGGIVGMTLPIARDLAPMGIRVVTIAPGLFSTPLLAGLPEKVRSFLARQVPFPSRLGDPAEFAHLVTALAENPMINGEVIRLDGAIRMQP; encoded by the exons ATGGTGGGGTTGGTGACGGGCGGGGCGTCCGGTCTGGGTCGTGCCACGGTGGAGCGTCTGGTGCAGCAGGGAGCGAGTGCCGTGGTGCTGGACCTGCCCTCCTCAGACGGCCACGCCCTGGCCGCCAACCTGGGGGAACGCTGTGCCTTCGCCCCTGCAGAT GTGACGTCGGAGGCGGATGTGTGTGCGGCGGTGGCGTTGGCCCGGCAACGCTTTGGGAGGCTGGACCTGGCTGTAAACTGTGCAGGCATCGCCGTGGCGGTGAAGACCTACAACTTCAAGAAGGACGTTCCTCACAGCCTGGAGGACTTCACCCGTGTCATCACC gtgaACATCGCTGGCACCTTCAACGTGATCCGTCTGGCGGCGGGGGAGATGGGGCGGAACGAGCCGGATGCAGACGGCCACCGAGGCTGCATCGTCAACACAGCCAGCGTGGCGGCCTTTGatggacag GTGGGCCAGGCAGCGTACTCGGCCTCTAAAGGAGGCATCGTGGGAATGACCCTCCCCATCGCCAGAGACCTGGCCCCCATGGGCATCAGGGTGGTTACCATAGCACCTG ggctgttctccacccctctcctggcTGGGTTACCTGAGAAGGTGCGCTCCTTCCTGGCTCGCCAGGTGCCCTTCCCCTCCCGCCTGGGAGACCCTGCAGAGTTTGCACACCTGGTGACAGCACTGGCGGAGAACCCCATGATCAACGGAGAGGTCATTAGGCTGGATGGAGCCATACGCATGCAgccatga
- the hsd17b10 gene encoding 3-hydroxyacyl-CoA dehydrogenase type-2 isoform X1: MNDLDWPSHTEQAMSSFSALNSDAAAVTSGNMANIRSVKGMVGLVTGGASGLGRATVERLVQQGASAVVLDLPSSDGHALAANLGERCAFAPADVTSEADVCAAVALARQRFGRLDLAVNCAGIAVAVKTYNFKKDVPHSLEDFTRVITVNIAGTFNVIRLAAGEMGRNEPDADGHRGCIVNTASVAAFDGQVGQAAYSASKGGIVGMTLPIARDLAPMGIRVVTIAPGLFSTPLLAGLPEKVRSFLARQVPFPSRLGDPAEFAHLVTALAENPMINGEVIRLDGAIRMQP; the protein is encoded by the exons ATGAACGATCTTGATTGGCCAAGCCACACTGAACAGGCGATGAGTTCCTTTTCCGCCCTGAACAGTGACGCAGCTGCCGTGACGTCCGGGAACATGGCGAACATTAGAAGTGTCAAG GGCATGGTGGGGTTGGTGACGGGCGGGGCGTCCGGTCTGGGTCGTGCCACGGTGGAGCGTCTGGTGCAGCAGGGAGCGAGTGCCGTGGTGCTGGACCTGCCCTCCTCAGACGGCCACGCCCTGGCCGCCAACCTGGGGGAACGCTGTGCCTTCGCCCCTGCAGAT GTGACGTCGGAGGCGGATGTGTGTGCGGCGGTGGCGTTGGCCCGGCAACGCTTTGGGAGGCTGGACCTGGCTGTAAACTGTGCAGGCATCGCCGTGGCGGTGAAGACCTACAACTTCAAGAAGGACGTTCCTCACAGCCTGGAGGACTTCACCCGTGTCATCACC gtgaACATCGCTGGCACCTTCAACGTGATCCGTCTGGCGGCGGGGGAGATGGGGCGGAACGAGCCGGATGCAGACGGCCACCGAGGCTGCATCGTCAACACAGCCAGCGTGGCGGCCTTTGatggacag GTGGGCCAGGCAGCGTACTCGGCCTCTAAAGGAGGCATCGTGGGAATGACCCTCCCCATCGCCAGAGACCTGGCCCCCATGGGCATCAGGGTGGTTACCATAGCACCTG ggctgttctccacccctctcctggcTGGGTTACCTGAGAAGGTGCGCTCCTTCCTGGCTCGCCAGGTGCCCTTCCCCTCCCGCCTGGGAGACCCTGCAGAGTTTGCACACCTGGTGACAGCACTGGCGGAGAACCCCATGATCAACGGAGAGGTCATTAGGCTGGATGGAGCCATACGCATGCAgccatga